In Nycticebus coucang isolate mNycCou1 chromosome 9, mNycCou1.pri, whole genome shotgun sequence, the following are encoded in one genomic region:
- the LOC128593974 gene encoding UPF0696 protein C11orf68 homolog isoform X1, producing MAAAAAAVAGAGRGSSGADPGQERSRARSWAGVERNEGRRMEPGEELEEEDSPGGREDGFTAEHLAAEAMAADMDPWLVFDAHTTPATELDAWLAKYPPSQVTRYGDPGSPNSEPVGWIAAYGKGYTPNSGDVQGLQAAWEALQTSGRPITPATLRQLAITHHVLSGKWLMHLAPGFKLDHAWAGIARAVVEGQLQVAKVSPRAKEGGRQVICVYTDDFTDRLGVLAADSAIRAAGIKCLLTYKPDVYTYLGIYRSNRWHLCPTLYESRFQLGGSARGSRVLDRANNVELT from the exons ATggcagcggcggcggcagccgtggcgggggcggggcgcggcAGCAGCGGCGCGGACCCCGGGCAGGAGCGGAGCCGGGCTCGGAGTTGGGCCGGCGTCGAACGCAACGAAGGCCGGAG GATGGAGCCAGGtgaggagctggaggaggaggattccccaggcggCCGTGAggatggcttcactgctgagCACCTGGCCGCGGAAGCCATGGCAGCCGACATGGACCCCTGGCTGGTGTTTGATGCCCACACCACGCCTGCCACCGAGCTGGATGCCTGGTTGGCCAAGTACCCGCCATCCCAAGTTACCCGCTATGGGGATCCTGGTTCACCCAACTCTGAGCCTGTGGGCTGGATTGCAGCATATGGGAAGGGCTACACCCCCAACTCAGGTGACGTGCAGGGCCTGCAGGCAGCCTGGGAAGCTCTGCAGACTAGTGGGCGACCCATCACACCGGCTACCCTCCGCCAGCTGGCCATCACCCACCACGTGCTCTCAGGCAAGTGGCTGATGCACCTGGCACCTGGCTTCAAGCTGGACCATGCCTGGGCTGGCATTGCACGGGCTGTAGTAGAGGGCCAGCTTCAGGTGGCCAAGGTGAGCCCACGGGCCAAGGAGGGTGGGCGCCAGGTCATCTGTGTTTACACGGACGACTTCACGGACCGCTTGGGTGtactggcagcagattcagccaTCCGTGCAGCAGGCATTAAGTGCCTACTCACCTACAAGCCTGACGTCTACACCTACTTGGGCATCTACCGGTCCAACCGCTGGCACCTCTGCCCCACTCTCTATGAAAGCCGTTTCCAACTTGGGGGTAGTGCCCGAGGCTCCCGGGTCCTGGACCGTGCCAACAATGTGGAACTGACCTAG
- the LOC128593974 gene encoding UPF0696 protein C11orf68-like isoform X2: MEPGEELEEEDSPGGREDGFTAEHLAAEAMAADMDPWLVFDAHTTPATELDAWLAKYPPSQVTRYGDPGSPNSEPVGWIAAYGKGYTPNSGDVQGLQAAWEALQTSGRPITPATLRQLAITHHVLSGKWLMHLAPGFKLDHAWAGIARAVVEGQLQVAKVSPRAKEGGRQVICVYTDDFTDRLGVLAADSAIRAAGIKCLLTYKPDVYTYLGIYRSNRWHLCPTLYESRFQLGGSARGSRVLDRANNVELT, encoded by the coding sequence ATGGAGCCAGGtgaggagctggaggaggaggattccccaggcggCCGTGAggatggcttcactgctgagCACCTGGCCGCGGAAGCCATGGCAGCCGACATGGACCCCTGGCTGGTGTTTGATGCCCACACCACGCCTGCCACCGAGCTGGATGCCTGGTTGGCCAAGTACCCGCCATCCCAAGTTACCCGCTATGGGGATCCTGGTTCACCCAACTCTGAGCCTGTGGGCTGGATTGCAGCATATGGGAAGGGCTACACCCCCAACTCAGGTGACGTGCAGGGCCTGCAGGCAGCCTGGGAAGCTCTGCAGACTAGTGGGCGACCCATCACACCGGCTACCCTCCGCCAGCTGGCCATCACCCACCACGTGCTCTCAGGCAAGTGGCTGATGCACCTGGCACCTGGCTTCAAGCTGGACCATGCCTGGGCTGGCATTGCACGGGCTGTAGTAGAGGGCCAGCTTCAGGTGGCCAAGGTGAGCCCACGGGCCAAGGAGGGTGGGCGCCAGGTCATCTGTGTTTACACGGACGACTTCACGGACCGCTTGGGTGtactggcagcagattcagccaTCCGTGCAGCAGGCATTAAGTGCCTACTCACCTACAAGCCTGACGTCTACACCTACTTGGGCATCTACCGGTCCAACCGCTGGCACCTCTGCCCCACTCTCTATGAAAGCCGTTTCCAACTTGGGGGTAGTGCCCGAGGCTCCCGGGTCCTGGACCGTGCCAACAATGTGGAACTGACCTAG